The following are from one region of the Dreissena polymorpha isolate Duluth1 chromosome 2, UMN_Dpol_1.0, whole genome shotgun sequence genome:
- the LOC127870380 gene encoding uncharacterized protein LOC127870380: MSKAVVFLFVIGLMISVVTAWWSTDSTLRFPDDCNSEALRTFATNCGLSEHSMGNHYILRDPKSNDINNIVIVIPDDLRDFGTCEKIVRDLNERCNKDYFDY, encoded by the exons ATGAGCAAGGCTGTGGTTTTCCTCTTCGTCATAGGTCTTATGATCTCCGTAGTGACAG CCTGGTGGTCGACGGACTCAACTCTTCGGTTTCCAGACGACTGTAACAGCGAAGCCTTGCGGACCTTTGCGACCAACTGCGGGCTCTCGGAGCACTCCATG GGGAACCACTACATCCTGAGGGATCCAAAGAGCAATGACATCAACAACATCGTCATAGTGATACCAGATGACTTGCGAGATTTCGGCACGTGCGAGAAGATCGTTCGAGATCTCAATGAGAGATGCAATAAGGATTACTTCGACTACTAA